A genomic region of Pongo pygmaeus isolate AG05252 chromosome 7, NHGRI_mPonPyg2-v2.0_pri, whole genome shotgun sequence contains the following coding sequences:
- the LOC129042810 gene encoding beta-defensin 103A produces the protein MRIHYLLFALLFLFLVPVPGHGGIINTLQKYYCRVRGGRCAVLSCLPKEEQIGKCSTRGRKCCRRKK, from the exons ATGAGGATCCATTATCTTCTGTTTGCTTTGCTCTTCCTGTTTTTGGTGCCTGTTCCAG GTCATGGAGGAATCATAAACACATTACAGAAATATTATTGCAGAGTCAGAGGCGGCCGGTGTGCTGTGCTCAGCTGCCTTCCAAAGGAGGAACAGATTGGCAAGTGTTCGACACGTGGCCGAAAATGCTGccgaagaaagaaataa